TTTGCGAATACGCCTCATGGTGCGAAGGCCAGCGCCACGATTTATAGCATCGTCGAAACGGCCAAGGAAAATGGCTTAAACCCCTTCACCTACCTGATCTACTTGTTCGAACAGATGCCTAATATGGATGTCAAAGATCGAGATGCCTTAGACAAACTGCTTCCATGGTCCAACAGCTTGCCGGCCAGGTGCCGGATCAGGAAAATAAGTGACGAAATGCCCGCCTCCTAAAAAGGCGGGTTATTTTACGCCCACAGACCTGACTCCGCCATTACATTAGGTGGGGAAAGTTTGACGCTCACGGCGACTTGCCAAAATAGTGCCACGGCTAAAACCATTTATGTTTCAACCCACGCCCCCGTGTGGGGGGCGACAAGCTCCGCAGACTCAGCTACTTACTCCGCAATTAGTTTCAACCCACGCCCCCGTGTGGGGGGCGACCTGACGCTGGGGCAGGCTTAGTGGTAGTTAACGTTGTTTCAACCCACGCCCCCGTGTGGGGGGCGACTGATTTCGGCAGCTCTCTGCAGTCGCGCATCATTGTTTCAACCCACGCCCCCGTGTGGGGGGCGACGTACCGGGATATGAGGAAATGAAAAAGATGATTGTTTCAACCCACGCCCCCGTGTGGGGGGCGACATTGGTGTTTCGTTTGAATGGGACTCCTACGCGCTGTTTCAACCCACGCCCCCGTGTGGGGGGCGACCAATATACGAATATCTTGCTTGGCTGTCATAGGGGTTTCAACCCACGCCCCCGTGTGGGGGGCGACTCGGGAAATCCTCTATCAGTCAATACCTGTCCGGGTTTCAACCCACGCCCCCGTGTGGGGGGCGACGTTATAAGAATTATATATATAACCATATAATTCCTGTTTCAACCCACGCCCCCGTGTGGGTGGCGACCCCGCTAATCATTGAGATTACCGGGCCGGTGACGTTTCAACCCACGCCCCCGTGTGGGGGGCGACGCATAAGTCAGTCGTTTCCGCGAAGTCATTGCCAGTTTCAACCCACGCCCCCGTGTGGGGGGCGACGTCAAAGCGTGATGCGGCCCGTTATCGTGCCGGTGTTTCAACCCACGCCCCCGTGTGGGGGGCGACGTAATGCGCACTCGACCAGAACAGCCCACGGTACTGTTTCAACCCACGCCCCCGTGTGGGGGGCGACTCAAACCCCCGTTCATTAAGTTCAAATTTCAAATGTTTCAACCCACGCCCCCGTGTGGGGGGCGACGGACGGGCATACTCAATTGACCGGCAGCGGGCTTGTTTCAACCCACGCCCCCGTGTGGGGGGCGACCGCAGTTTTAGTGCTGTTTGGCAAGACAGGCACAGTTTCAACCCACGCCCCCGTGTGGGGGGCGACACTTCCGGCACGATGTCCATCAGCGGGAATTCGTTGTTTCAACCCACGCCCCCGTGTGGGGGGCGACGGAAACGTGTTGATTATCTTTATAATGTATGTCAGTTTCAACCCACGCCCCCGTGTGGGGGGCGACCGTCAACGAGGTCAATTGTTTGAGCAACTTCATTGTTTCAACCCACGCCCCCGTGTGGGGGGCGACGTCAAGGGACTTGCAGACGGAGCTAAAGGACGTTGTTTCAACCCACGCCCCCGTGTGGGGGGCGACGCGGAGCAACAGTTATCGTCTATATAACGACAAATTGTTTCAACCCACGCCCCCGTGTGGGGGGCGACCCTAACTTTTCAAGCGTCTGGATCTGCTTATCAGTTTCAACCCACGCCCCCGTGTGAGGGGCGACCCGTTACCGGCCCGGAATACGACCAGGCAGTAGCCGTTTCAACCCACGCCCCCGTGTGGGGGGCGACCCAGTGCAATCGTGTTCCACTGCCCAATTGCTAAGTTTCAACCCACGCCCCCGTGTGGGGGGCGACGTTGTTGAGTTGCCTAACGCTGACTACCTGACCCGTTTCAACCCACGCCCCCGTGTGGGGGGCGACCCGCTGCAGCAACCCGTTCGCCGTGGGCACTTGGGTTTCAACCCACGCCCCCGTGTGGGGGGCGACGTCGCAGTTTTAGTGCTGTTTGGCAAGACAGGCACAGTTTCAACCCACGCCCCCGTGTGGGGGGCGACTTGTAGGTGTAACTCCTGCGACGCTTGCGTTGGTGTTTCAACCCACGCCCCCGTGTGGGGGGCGACGCGGAGGCATTTACGTAGCCCTCGCTGCACAGATTGGTTTCAACCCACGCCCCCGTGTGGGGGGCGACACCAACCCTTGTATGAATTGATTGAACACCATTCTGTTTCAACCCACGCCCCCGTGTGGGGGGCGACGGCATTTGGAATCTACCAGGGGGTTTGTAATTTGAGTTTCAACCCACGCCCCCGTGTGGGGGGCGACTATTGCCCATTGACAAATGCGGTCAGGAAAGTAAGGTTTCAACCCACGCCCCCGTGTGGGGGGCGACCTGTAAAAGGTCAGGACTGCTTGCCCATATTATTGTTTCAACCCACGCCCCCGTGTGGGGGGCGACATTCTGTATCATGGAACTTTCATCAAGCATCAGTGTTTCAACCCACGCCCCCGTGTGGGGGGCGACCGCCGGGATTATACGGATGCTTTATTTGATGCTTATGTTTCAACCCACGCCCCCGTGTGGGGGGCGACACCAATATCATCACCAAGGTTTGCAAGCTTGCCGTTTCAACCCACGCCCCCGTGTGGGGGGCGACCTCCGTGCTCGTGGCTGTATAAATCATCAAAGAATGTTTCAACCCACGCCCCCGTGTGGGGGGCGACCAATATCGACAGCTCCGTCAGGCACACAGTTTCTGTTTCAACCCACGCCCCCGTGTGGGGGGCGACCGGCGGAGCTTGGTAAAAGATTGCCGGTGATATAGTTTCAACCCACGCCCCCGTGTGGGGGGCGACCTGAACAAACATGATTTTGCCGTTCAGCTTCTTTGTTTCAACCCACGCCCCCGTGTGGGGGGCGACTTTAATGGTTAATTGCGTGTTCCCGGTTACAATGGTTTCAACCCACGCCCCCGTGTGGGGGGCGACCGCTTTTGACCGCATTCGGTTCTTCAATCCATTTTGTTTCAACCCACGCCCCCGTGTGGGGGGCGACGTACAGCTTCCCTTTTCGTGGAATGGGTATTTGGTTTCAACCCACGCCCCCGTGTGGGGGGCGACAGGCTTTGTTCCGTAAAATCGGCAAGGATGCTTATGTTTCAACCCACGCCCCCGTGTGGGGGGCGACTTCGAATTCGAAGTGGAATTGTTCACATTAAGATAGTTTCAACCCACGCCCCCGTGTGGGGGGCGACTCCAAGGATTAAGGATAAGACAGGTGCAGTTCAAAGTTTCAACCCACGCCCCCGTGTGGGGGGCGACATGACCCTTCTGCATTGTTTTGTGGATTGGTTGATGTTTCAACCCACGCCCCCGTGTGGGGGGCGACGGCAGCATCGAAGCCATTGGTGAAACCAGGAAGCTGTTTCAACCCACGCCCCCGTGTGGGGGGCGACTAACCAGCTTCTTGAATATTGCTGCATTGGCAATGTTTCAACCCACGCCCCCGTGTGGGGGGCGACTTGAGGGAGCATGTGGTGATACGCATCAGTGCAGAGTTTCAACCCACGCCCCCGTGTGGGGGGCGACAAAATAGCGGAAAAAATAATGCTTGCAATGCAAAAGTTTCAACCCACGCCCCCGTGTGGGGGGCGACCTGCCCAGAACTCCGAGTGTGGTACTGTGCTAATGTTTCAACCCACGCCCCCGTGTGGGGGGCGACCCGAGAAAATGCTATTCGACATCACAATAGACACGTTTCAACCCACGCCCCCGTGTGGGGGGCGACCATGTCTTTTACTGGTCTATATGTAGTTTTCAAAGTTTCAACCCACGCCCCCGTGTGGGGGGCGACCCCATCTTGAACCAACTTGAACCGCAAATAAAAGGTTTCAACCCACGCCCCCGTGTGGGGGGCGACATTATGTGACTTGTTTTTATGTCCTGATAAAGTTGTTTCAACCCACGCCCCCGTGTGGGGGGCGACTCATAGTAGAAATTATCGTTGCTCTTCTGGATTGTTTCAACCCACGCCCCCGTGTGGGGGGCGACGTTGTCAACACAATAATGTGTACTTGCTCTCCTAGTTTCAACCCACGCCCCCGTGTGGGGGGCGACTAAGTCATTATGTAAATGGGGGTTCATATGCCAAGTTTCAACCCACGCCCCCGTGTGGGGGGCGACGGATGGAGATCTGCACCACCTAGACCATGCCGCAGTTTCAACCCACGCCCCCGTGTGGGGGGCGACATATTTCACATACTGCATGGGGTTGTCCTTAATGTTTCAACCCACGCCCCCGTGTGGGGGGCGACATGTGGAAAACCCAAGCAGCACCCACATGATTGTTGTTTCAACCCACGCCCCCGTGTGGGGGGCGACTGTTATCCACCAGGACCATCCAATCTGAATCAGTGTTTCAACCCACGCCCCCGTGTGGGGGGCGACCAGTGGGAAAACCTGCGGTCACCTTATGTGGTTGGTTTCAACCCACGCCCCCGTGTGGGGGGCGACGTTGGGAAACTGAATGGGGCATCACCAGGGTTTATGTTTCAACCCACGCCCCCGTGTGGGGGGCGACAACTACAGGTAATTATGACGTCGCAAATAACACGTTTCAACCCACGCCCCCGTGTGGGGGGCGACTTCATTGAACAGTCCTTGTTTACCACCTGCAATTGTTTCAACCCACGCCCCCGTGTGGGGGGCGACGGGTTCAACATGGGTTCAAGATAAAGTTCAAGATGTTTCAACCCACGCCCCCGTGTGGGGGGCGACGTGACAGCATAGGCATAAGCCTAACGGGTAACTTTGTTTCAACCCACGCCCCCGTGTGGGGGGCGACTCATTTTGACCATCAACATAAACACCATCTTTATGTTTCAACCCACGCCCCCGTGTGGGGGGCGACGACCACACCCCAGACGGAATTCACGACCTTAACGGTTTCAACCCACGCCCCCGTGTGGGGGGCGACCATACGGCCCAGAACACTGCACCTGCCCAGTAGGCGTTTCAACCCACGCCCCCGTGTGGGGGGCGACCAAAGTGTTCGACCGGGCAGGAATCGTATTCAAGGTTTCAACCCACGCCCCCGTGTGGGGGGCGACGCCGAAGTGGAGGGATATACGGGATGTCACAATTGTTTCAACCCACGCCCCCGTGTGGGGGGCGACATATATCTTCTGTCCTGTTGGTTTGTATGTCATTTGTTTCAACCCACGCCCCCGTGTGGGGGGCGACGCCAACCACAGAACCAGAACCAGAACCAGAACCAGTTTCAACCCACGCCCCCGTGTGGGGGGCGACTTTCAGGGCAGTAAACAGTGAATACACACCACAAGTTTCAACCCACGCCCCCGTGTGGGGGGCGACGTTTCCGGTCCAGACTGTTAAATTCAAGTTCACGGTTTCAACCCACGCCCCCGTGTGGGGGGCGACAACAGAGCGCGCCCAGCGGCGGCGCTGTATGTCCTGTTTCAACCCACGCCCCCGTGTGGGGGGCGACGTCAATGAACGCCTGGCGTTCTTCGTCGAATCCTTGTTTCAACCCACGCCCCCGTGTGGGGGGCGACCTCACAAAATCTGTATTGGGTTACTGCGATACAGTTTCAACCCACGCCCCCGTGTGGGGGGCGACCCGGCGGGGCGCGGCTCAGGCTTGGCTACTGTGAGTTTCAACCCACGCCCCCGTGTGGGGGGCGACGGCGATGCCGGTTGAGGGGGTGCAAGGCGCAGCCGTTTCAACCCACGCCCCCGTGTGGGGGGCGACCTCGCTGCCACCGACCATGCGCCCTGTCGAAAACGTTTCAACCCACGCCCCCGTGTGGGGGGCGACCTGCCGCTGGATATCGCTCTCAACCGGGTCGCCGGGGTTTCAACCCACGCCCCCGTGTGGGGGGCGACGAAGGTGAATCAACTAAAGAAGTTGAAGCACCTGTTTCAACCCACGCCCCCGTGTGGGGGGCGACAGTCTCCCGCTACGAGCTACACTAGCGCGTCCGTATGTTTCAACCCACGCCCCCGTGTGGGGGGCGACCTCCGCAAATACCGATGAGCGTAGGCAACACCGAGTTTCAACCCACGCCCCCGTGTGGGGGGCGACTTCATTAAGACATACCCATGCAACAACCCTGATTGTTTCAACCCACGCCCCCGTGTGGGGGGCGACCAAAAAGCAATATGTTTCGCTTCACCCGCTGATGTTTCAACCCACGCCCCCGTGTGGGGGGCGACCTGGTGGCTGATGGCTTTGCTGATGTGATTGTATCGGTTTCAACCCACGCCCCCGTGTGGGGGGCGACGCCTGCCAGAACCGTTCCGCAAGCTGCCATGAGCGTTTCAACCCACGCCCCCGTGTGGGGGGCGACAGTATACACTTATAACCAATTGATTCCAATAGGTTTATGGAATATTTTTGCGAACCTCCGATTCCCATTGCCTTGGCTACGGCATTTAATTGCCTTAACGCCCGTCAAAAACAGGCGTGAGGCCGGTTGCGATACACCTGGGAATTTATTGCTCGCTTGGGGTTCGCAAATTTAAACTGTCCCGATTTCTCTATTATATCTCAATAATTGACACAGCTTCTGGTATCTTATCTTTATTCACAGAAATCGAGTAATCACTGAAATCTCTTGCCGGCTTACTTTCATTTTTTCGCTTTATAGTAACTGCCTCAAAAAGTTTCTGTACCGGTGCGTCACCCATTTTAGAAGTATGTTCAAAGATAATCAGTTTTCTGGTTCCCATCAACCCGCGAGCAGCAGAACGGTCATGCTCAAACATGTTTTCAAGCGCCTCCCAGAGAAGCTCTAAATCTCCCTGAGAAAAGCCGGTCTGATTAGCAAAAGGCGCTGAAATAAATCCGTGTGCGCGATAGAGCCCGTAAGGAATGGTAAACTTCCTGCCCATCGTGCGGTTATCCCCACCCTGCTCTTCTGCTTCGGTTTTTGTTGTAACTGCCATGCGGGTTATGCTGTGCTCAAGGGATACAATAGGGTCTACCGAACGCGCAAATGTAAACTGCACCGGGCCGCGCACCTGCCCTGCATTGGCACCTGTTGACAAGACGGCTCCAAACGTTCTAATGTCATAAAAATTCTGGCATAAAAACTGCTTTGCTTGATCAATTTCCTTGCCTTGTCCTTGTCCTTTCTTATTTCTTTTTTTGCCATCTTCCGGATCGGCAGGAGTTTCTTGCAAATCAATCTTCAGGCTAATGTATGCCTGCTCGATGGTGTCATTTAAAACCGATTTTTCTTTAATAAAAATACCATAAGGCGGCTGCCCATCTTTTTTTAGACCGATATAATTTCTTATCTTCCTTTTTATGCAAACATCTGTAACTAGCCCGTGTCCTGTTTCGGCATCCACGCGGGGCAAATTTCCAGCATCCGGGTCCCCATTAGGATTACCGTCTTTTACATCAAAGAAAAACACAAAATCATAGCGCTTCTGGATAGAATTATTCATTTATTACTTGCACCCTTTCTTATTCTTATTCTTCTTTTTTAGCAAAAAATTTCTGCCTTTGATGGTAGTATCCGATAGCAAACCTCCCTTGTTCATGCAATTCAAGATGTGCAGGAAAATCTTTAAGATTGCTCATAATCTCACCCAACAGCCGCTCAAAATTGACTACTCTGCCCTTGTTTTCAATTTTTGCCAGATGGTAGTTCTTTAAACGAAACAAATTAGTGAATACGGTTACCGGGGTTGTACATGCGGCACCGTAAAAACGTTCCCGGATAGTGGCGTTAATACCCGGATTAGCCTCCTCCTGAATCTTTTCAAGCACAGCAAACAATCTCCCAAGTTGATACCCTGTAGAAGGTTGAGAAATATCCAATTCCACACTCATCTCCTTTTGATTTATATCTTGATTAAACCTATGGTAACGGTTTAAATAAGCCTTAATCAGTGCCGCTCTAATTGGCTTGACCCTGCTCTCTGTATCGCTGCGAATGCGCCGAAGCGCTGCCTGAAGTAACGTTGCCGGATAAGGGGTGCCGTTTAGGATAGACTTCATGAAATCGCCCGCCAGATTTGGAGGGATATTCTCGGTTTTGTCCTGGGTGGCGATATTTACCAGAATACGCCAAATCGAGTAGTACTCCGGCTCTTTTGGCGGTTTAACTATGACAAAATCTTCAAAATACTGCTTGATCCGGGTTGCAAACTCAGAGATTGTGCCAACTTGCCAAAACCGGACAGAAATCCGGGCCGCATTTGGGGCAAGCCCTAAGACATAAAATCTGGTCTTGCCGTCATCTTCATAATAAGCGCCGCTATTCACCGATTCGAAAAGTGCCTTTACTTTTCTCGCTCCTTCATCGGGATTATCTTTTTCAGGCTCCTTAAAAAATGATGAAAAATCTGACTCAAAAGATGATTCTTTTGCAGACCAGAAAACAGTTGAGGTATCACCGATCAAAAGACGCTGAGATCTTGATTTGAGCAAGGTATTTAATGCTGTCACATAAGCAAATTCAGATGACTTTATCACCGGAGCATTATAGCCCTGTTCTTTTCCATATGAGTCGTATCCGCTATTCCTTTGAATCCCTACCAGGCTCTTTGAATCTTTGTTGATTGGTGTGTTACCATGTATTCTTGCGATTACGCCAAATTCACCAGTAACTAAACAAATGCCTGTTCTTATACTGCTATCTGATCCCTCATCTTCTTCATTTTTATTTAATGAGTCTAAATTGCGGCTGACAAATTCCTGTACTTTTTTTCGACATGGCACTGGAACATCTGATACTACCTGAAAGGACATGTTGCGTTGAGTCGATTTTAAGCATTCTTGAATACATGGACTTGCAATAGCCTTTGCCACACCCCCTTTTTCATAAAACTGAACAACAGCATTCACACCAACATCTTCCAGCAATTCGTCGGGAAGATTTTTTAGTTCATTAAGCCAAGTATGATGCTGCTTTGCTGATTTCTCATCTTCAACAGGAAGTCCCAATAAATATCCGATATGGTCCCACAGCAAAAAAGTGGTTTCGTAACTCCTGCTACCCGATCTGACTTTTGACCTCGGAAGCAAAAATGTTTTGGCAACCAGCTTGTTTCCAATTTTTTCTCTCGTATCTTCGATATTGATGAATTCACCCTTATCATTAATAATTATTAGAAACTGCAACTCTTTTCTTTCAAAACCCTCCGGGGCAATTTCGCTTTCAGTGTCGGCGATTTTCCTGTCGTAATACTCTTTTAACGCCTGCAATATCATCCTCTCACCTCAATTTCCCTACGATCTGTATTTATTGCGCCATTATCGATAATCGCCCTAAAAAACTTCGGTACCGGGTCATTTTCATTTTGTTCATAGTCCATATCGTACAACATGAACCCCAAATCACGCGTTTCGTCAATCAAGAGTGCCGGTTCAGCTTTTGAATCCACCAGCTTGAAATCACACGCGAATTCCCGGCAGCCTAAATATGGACGATGAAAGCACTGGCCTTTTTTTGCCCGCCGCTCAAACATTGCCGCATATTTTGCTTCAGTTTCATCCATCCGGGTTATCATTGCCGTTTCATGTCCGTCCGCCCAGAATTCAGTTGAAACAGAGCGGTTTGATTTTCTTTTTTCCAGTGGAATAAAATCAAAATAACCGCGAATCCGATACCTGACATCCCTTAAAAAAAGCCCTGCCCGTTGTTGACGCGCATCTTCAATAAAAATACCCATCGGCTCATCGCGTTCCCCTGAAAGTTGTTTAGCTGTGGGACCAGGCACCGTTTTCCCTACTTCATTGCGGCGAACGGATATCCATCTGACCGGATTTAGGACTTCAATTCTTGTTATATTCCAACGGATGGCCGGTTTCCATAAAATGGCCTCAAAAATAGCCCTGGCCGCCGATGGGGTCATCACATCGTAACTCACTCGCTCTACTTTCATTTCCGGACGTGTAAAACAGGCGTAATCACCCCATACTTCCAAACACCAATCTCGCATTTTTTGCCTCCCCTTTTTTATAAAATAAATTGTTCCGGGTTATAATCAGTGTCGCTGACGAGAAGCCCAACCTCTGCCGAATAATCAAAGTCGGTTACAACGGCATAAATATTTGGTTGCACTTCTTCAACAGCGCCCCGCTTACGCATTTCTTTGAAATCGTAATCATATATATTTACTGTGTATCTCTGAAGTTTTCGTAATAACCACCGTTTTGGCCCCTCTGATTTTAATAAATCAATCAAACTTTTGCCTTCGCCGTAACTGACCAAAACCGTTTTTTGCATAGAGTCGTCAATGATCCGGAATCTTTCTGCGGCTGTCCGAAAAAAAATGCTGCATTCGGACTTCTCCGGGTTCAGCAAAGAAATTATCTCTTTTAAATCCAACGAATTGGCTCTCCAGTACAATTCCGCAAAAAATTTCTCAAATAGGTTATAATTTAGCGGGTCATCACATTGAGTTGAAAAAATGCCGCGGGTAGTGTCTGCCGCCTTTCGGAGGATACCTGGAGGAGCTTTTCTGGGTGCGTTGAAAATAACAACCTTGCCCAATCCGGGCAATTTTCCTTCTCTGTTGCAACGGCCGGCAGCCTGGGCAATAGAGTCAAGACCGGCAAACACTCTGTAGACAACAGGAAAATCAAAGTCAACACCGGCCTCTACCAGTTGGGTACTGATAACCCGGACCTCTTCTTTGTTTTTCAGCTTCTGCTTTATTTTTTCAATAATTTCACTGCGGTGCTGGCCGCACATTAGGGCTGACAAATGAAATGTCCCCTCAGGCATCAAACGATATAGCTCACGGCAACTTTTCCGATCGGAAACGATACACAGAACCTGTTCGTGCTGAATCAGATCTTCCGCAATTTCATCCCATGTAGTTACGGCATGAATGTCTTCAGGCAGTTGAACATTTACCCGTTTTAAAGAATCATACAGTGCCCCCACATTATCACCCATTATCTCGGTGATTTTTTTCAAACCTGTAAACTGTTTTCCATCCACAAAACGGTCTTTAAATGCCGGCTGAGTTGCGGTTGAAATTACAAAACTTACATGATAATGGTCAGTAAGAAGCTGCATTGTTTCTAATATCGGCTTTAAATATTCAACCGGGACTAACTGTGCTTCATCCAAAATGACCACCGATCGCGCAATATTGTGCAGCTTGCGGCACCGGCTGGATTTTGCGGCAAAAAGAGACTCAAAAAACTGCACTGTAGTAGTGACAATAACCGGGGCATCCCAATTTTCCGAGGCCAGGCGAGATTTCACCGTAGAGTCATCTTCATCCAAACTTGAATGATGCTCCACAATCTGGTCTTCCCCAACTGCCAAACGGAATACATCTGCATTTTGCTCAATAATGCTGGTATAAGGGATTACGTAAATAATGCGGTCCAGACCGTGATGCACTGCGTGTTCAAGGCCAAATGCAAGGCTTGACAGTGTTTTTCCTCCGCCTGTAGGCACTGAAAGAGAAAAGATGCCTTGAGGCTCTTTTGCCATCTGGACACACTTTGCCCGAACATCTCTTCTGATTTTATTTACCGATGTATCTGCTGATGTTTCTTCCAATCGCTTATTATACCTGTTAAGCCGCTCAAGGAGTTCCGCCATAGAACAATAACCACCCCTGGCAGCCGTCCGTTCAGGGTCCATGTATGCTTCTGTGTCTAAGAAATCTGCATCCACAAGACACGAAAACAGCATCCTAATCCATAAAGACAAATCCAAACCATGGGCAAATTTCCATGGTGGATGCTCTGGTTTTGATGACATTATTCTGTCTCTAATCAGATTATCGATATCTTTCAAATCTTTGACTTGTGAAGCCTGAAACTGCAGCGAGGATTGTCCGGCGCCCTCGGAACTGGACCAATCCGGCAGACCCGCGTGGTGTCCTGCAATAGTATAGGCCAAAAACCTCCCTATCACTTTACCAAACAATTCCTCGGCTAGTTTGGCACCATGAATGGCATGAAGGACCTTTCCGGATTTATTCTCAAGATGAGCTTCTTCATCATAATAGCCGCTTTTGCGCTGAATATAACCATACCACACCAACCTGGCTTTTCCTGTATCATGGAACGCCCCGGCGGCTTTTCCCCATGAGCCGGATTGGAATTTGGCAGCGTTTTTTTCTGCAATTAAAGCGGTTTTTTCTAAATGATCCAATAGCATATGGGGCGGCGCCCAGGTGCCGTCATCATTTTTTCTTACGTGCGCAATGAATTTACCACTCATACAATCATCGTCCCTTCAGGGTCGAAGGCCTGTTTCGCCCCCACATGCTCGACCCTTCTCTTCCAGTTGCTGCCGAGAAAATAATAACGCAAGCTATCTTTCTCAGGATCGATAATCCCCTCAAGCCTGTTTTTCAGCGCAGCAAACTGGGCCGGTTCCAGCAGGCATTCAAAAACAGAGTTTTGCACCCGCTGGCCGTGGTTAACACATTGTTTGGCCACATGGCGCAGCCTTTTTTTACCTGCCTCAGTGGTAGTATTTACGTCATATGTGATAAGCACCATCATAACTTTTTTCTCCCCTTTACTTCCAGATAAAAGGGGGATAACTATCCAAATCTCCCCTCAAATGCCTGGCCAATAGCAAAGCCTGGGCATACGGCATAAGTCCCACAGGAATTTTTTCCTCCAGAAACGGGTGGGTTATTTCTTCTCTTTTCCTGTTTTGCCAGGCTTCAATTACTGTCTTTCTGGCAGTGTCTTTCATTATCACTCCACCCGGTTCTTTCTTGATAAAATCGTCTCCTTTAACTTGCCGCCTGTTGATCAGACTCAGCGCCAGCCTGTCCGCCATGTAAGGCCGGAACTCCTCCATCAGGTCAAGTGCCAGACCGGCCCTGCCCGGCCGGTCCCGGTGGAGAAATCCCACGTATGGATCCAGGCCCACCGACTCCAGCGCCGCTCTGGTTTCATGCAAAAGCATGCTGTAAAGAAATGATAGCAAAGCGTTCATATTGTCCAGAGGAGGCCGCCGGCTTCTCTGGCGCATGTAGAAATGATCCTTCTGGCTCACAATCAGCCTGTCCAGCACGGAAAAATAATGTCTGGCTGTTTCACCTTCTATTCCCCTCACCTCGTCCAGCCCTGGCTCTTTTCCCAGACGAAGGACATTCCGGGCCATTATCTTGATTGCTTCCTCTATCTCCCCGGTTTCAGCTTTCTCACCAAAATCACTTATATACCGCCTTAATACTGTTCTGCAATTGGCGATTTTGCCTATTATGAACATTGAGGCCAGATTTGCTGAAGCCGGCTCGGAATCGGCCAACCGGTATTGTTTTCTCCTTAACAGCACATTCCCCTTGGGTGAGCCGTGTACGGTGGCCATATGTCTGCCGCTGCCGGTGAGGAAGCTGACGGCAACCCCTTTTTCAACACACATCCCTAAAAGCGCCGGGCTGGCACCCAAATGGCCGAAGGTTACTATTCCCTCCAGGTAGTGAATAGGGGTCCGGAAAATCTCATCCTCCTGCACCCTCACTACAAGGTTTTCGCCGTCTTTTGCCAAATAGGCCTCGGTGTTGGTAACGTATAGAACATTCAGCATTTTCCTCATGCCTTTGTTTTCCTCGTCATTCATTTTTCATTTCATTTAATATTTTATCCAGGTACAATTTTGCCTTATTTTTGCTAATCGCGAGTTTGGGGACGCAGATATCAATCAATGAACAGTTTTTGCAGTGTTTGCCCTTTGTAGCCGGTGGGGTTTCACCCTTGGCATGGAGTTCGTGCATCCTTCTTGCCAGTTCTTTGACCTTGCCCCTCAGTGGCTCATCAAATAAAACTCTATGTCTATGTTTTGTCTCGCCATAGTACATGTACCCGTAATCAAGTCTTATACTCAGCATTTCCTCCAGACAAAGGGCCTGGGCGCACAACTGCACATCATCCCTTTCATCGGGCTTA
This window of the Syntrophomonadaceae bacterium genome carries:
- the cas2 gene encoding CRISPR-associated endonuclease Cas2; protein product: MMVLITYDVNTTTEAGKKRLRHVAKQCVNHGQRVQNSVFECLLEPAQFAALKNRLEGIIDPEKDSLRYYFLGSNWKRRVEHVGAKQAFDPEGTMIV
- a CDS encoding CRISPR-associated endonuclease Cas3'': MSGKFIAHVRKNDDGTWAPPHMLLDHLEKTALIAEKNAAKFQSGSWGKAAGAFHDTGKARLVWYGYIQRKSGYYDEEAHLENKSGKVLHAIHGAKLAEELFGKVIGRFLAYTIAGHHAGLPDWSSSEGAGQSSLQFQASQVKDLKDIDNLIRDRIMSSKPEHPPWKFAHGLDLSLWIRMLFSCLVDADFLDTEAYMDPERTAARGGYCSMAELLERLNRYNKRLEETSADTSVNKIRRDVRAKCVQMAKEPQGIFSLSVPTGGGKTLSSLAFGLEHAVHHGLDRIIYVIPYTSIIEQNADVFRLAVGEDQIVEHHSSLDEDDSTVKSRLASENWDAPVIVTTTVQFFESLFAAKSSRCRKLHNIARSVVILDEAQLVPVEYLKPILETMQLLTDHYHVSFVISTATQPAFKDRFVDGKQFTGLKKITEIMGDNVGALYDSLKRVNVQLPEDIHAVTTWDEIAEDLIQHEQVLCIVSDRKSCRELYRLMPEGTFHLSALMCGQHRSEIIEKIKQKLKNKEEVRVISTQLVEAGVDFDFPVVYRVFAGLDSIAQAAGRCNREGKLPGLGKVVIFNAPRKAPPGILRKAADTTRGIFSTQCDDPLNYNLFEKFFAELYWRANSLDLKEIISLLNPEKSECSIFFRTAAERFRIIDDSMQKTVLVSYGEGKSLIDLLKSEGPKRWLLRKLQRYTVNIYDYDFKEMRKRGAVEEVQPNIYAVVTDFDYSAEVGLLVSDTDYNPEQFIL
- the cas1c gene encoding type I-C CRISPR-associated endonuclease Cas1, with translation MRKMLNVLYVTNTEAYLAKDGENLVVRVQEDEIFRTPIHYLEGIVTFGHLGASPALLGMCVEKGVAVSFLTGSGRHMATVHGSPKGNVLLRRKQYRLADSEPASANLASMFIIGKIANCRTVLRRYISDFGEKAETGEIEEAIKIMARNVLRLGKEPGLDEVRGIEGETARHYFSVLDRLIVSQKDHFYMRQRSRRPPLDNMNALLSFLYSMLLHETRAALESVGLDPYVGFLHRDRPGRAGLALDLMEEFRPYMADRLALSLINRRQVKGDDFIKKEPGGVIMKDTARKTVIEAWQNRKREEITHPFLEEKIPVGLMPYAQALLLARHLRGDLDSYPPFIWK
- the cas4 gene encoding CRISPR-associated protein Cas4 encodes the protein MHDYSEDELLPLSGIQHFAFCERQWGLIHVESQWVENLRTAEGRLLHQRVDDPYYTESRGDIRTIRSVPLVSRKLGLFGVADVIEILKTPGEGSGIRYSIVEYKRGKPKPDERDDVQLCAQALCLEEMLSIRLDYGYMYYGETKHRHRVLFDEPLRGKVKELARRMHELHAKGETPPATKGKHCKNCSLIDICVPKLAISKNKAKLYLDKILNEMKNE